From a single Parcubacteria group bacterium genomic region:
- a CDS encoding FISUMP domain-containing protein produces the protein MNKIQNIIFIFIVLFLLGSYHAVRADFVCGSTVTRGGLTYGSVTGADGKCWLDRNLGALAVSGNGWLFQWGRSDDNHQVTSSGTTTTLSGTNTPGHGLFIKATSSPYDWRSPQYANLWQGTYGINNPCPAGFRIPTQSEWATLISASGITNTATAAASALKIPAAGARAYDTASVYFVGGNGYYWSSTPYSIYAYFVQITGTSVFPANYTNRAQGESVRCIKGITTPVVTTDAVTSITSTTAVGNGTVTDTGGNNPTRYIEWGTTSGSYPNSCNAGIGGMGAYSCSMTGLSVGTTYYVRAKVVNTAGTTYGSETSFVVVVAPTVTTQSTTSITSTGAIGNGTITATGGNNPTRDIEWGTTSGIYTNSCTAGTGSTGPYSCSITSLSPNTTYYVRAKATNSAGTSYGGETSFTTLVALPTVTTQSTSNITISSATGNATITYTGGENPTREIEWGTETNVYTTGSCSASVGGTGTYSCNLTNLQPNTQYFARAKATNSAGTTYGEETQFTTLIDTPDTTTVAPSVITTSSAIGHGTITDTGGENPERFIEWGTVSETYTDSCTAGTGGTGDYACDITNLNPNITYYTRAKATNSAGTSYGSELSFTTLVANPTATTQATTIIQTTTAQGNGTVTATGGENPERFIQYTTTSNDYDTAEECTAGTGSTGQYSCTMTNLTPNTQYFVRAKVTNSSGTTYG, from the coding sequence ATGAACAAAATACAAAATATAATTTTTATTTTTATCGTCTTATTTTTACTTGGGTCATATCACGCCGTGCGTGCGGATTTTGTCTGTGGGTCAACAGTGACAAGAGGAGGTCTTACGTATGGTTCAGTTACGGGCGCTGATGGAAAATGCTGGCTTGATCGGAATCTGGGCGCTTTAGCAGTTAGCGGCAACGGATGGCTTTTCCAGTGGGGCAGAAGTGATGACAATCATCAAGTCACGTCCAGTGGCACCACTACGACTCTTAGCGGTACTAATACTCCTGGACATGGCCTTTTTATCAAGGCAACATCTTCTCCTTATGATTGGCGCTCCCCTCAATATGCCAATCTCTGGCAAGGCACATATGGCATCAATAATCCATGTCCGGCAGGTTTTCGCATTCCGACGCAGTCAGAGTGGGCGACATTGATCAGTGCTTCCGGCATAACAAATACTGCAACGGCTGCCGCTTCAGCCTTAAAAATACCAGCGGCAGGAGCTCGTGCTTATGACACTGCATCAGTGTATTTTGTGGGCGGCAATGGTTATTATTGGTCAAGCACTCCATATAGTATCTATGCCTATTTCGTACAGATTACCGGAACAAGCGTGTTTCCTGCAAATTATACTAACCGTGCGCAAGGTGAATCAGTCCGTTGCATAAAAGGTATCACGACCCCAGTGGTTACGACCGATGCAGTCACCTCCATCACGTCAACAACAGCCGTGGGCAATGGAACAGTCACTGACACAGGAGGGAACAATCCTACCAGATATATCGAGTGGGGCACCACCAGTGGGTCATATCCTAATTCTTGTAATGCTGGCATAGGCGGGATGGGCGCATATTCATGTAGTATGACGGGTCTTTCTGTTGGTACGACATATTATGTCAGGGCAAAGGTTGTAAATACTGCTGGAACGACCTATGGAAGCGAAACTAGTTTTGTCGTCGTTGTAGCACCAACCGTCACCACCCAATCCACAACCAGTATTACATCAACAGGAGCAATAGGTAACGGTACGATCACAGCAACAGGCGGAAATAATCCCACGAGAGACATCGAATGGGGCACAACCAGTGGTATATATACAAATAGCTGTACCGCAGGCACAGGAAGTACAGGCCCATACTCATGCAGTATCACAAGTCTCTCTCCAAATACCACATACTACGTTCGCGCAAAAGCTACCAATAGTGCAGGAACAAGTTATGGCGGAGAAACATCATTCACCACTCTTGTTGCATTACCAACCGTAACAACTCAGTCTACATCAAACATCACCATCAGTTCCGCAACGGGTAACGCAACCATTACATACACCGGCGGAGAAAACCCCACAAGAGAGATCGAATGGGGCACAGAAACCAATGTCTATACCACAGGTTCATGCAGTGCAAGTGTTGGAGGCACAGGAACCTATTCCTGCAATCTCACCAACCTGCAACCAAACACACAATACTTCGCACGAGCCAAAGCTACCAACTCCGCAGGTACAACCTACGGAGAAGAAACACAATTCACCACACTCATCGACACACCGGACACAACGACCGTAGCCCCATCAGTCATTACAACAAGTAGTGCCATCGGTCATGGTACGATCACAGATACAGGCGGAGAGAACCCGGAACGTTTTATAGAATGGGGTACAGTAAGTGAAACGTACACCGACAGTTGCACCGCAGGCACAGGAGGCACAGGTGATTATGCATGCGACATCACAAATTTAAATCCAAATATCACCTACTATACAAGAGCCAAAGCCACAAACTCCGCAGGCACATCCTACGGCAGTGAATTAAGTTTCACAACACTCGTCGCCAATCCCACAGCAACCACGCAAGCAACAACAATCATCCAAACAACCACAGCCCAAGGCAATGGCAC
- the mnmA gene encoding tRNA 2-thiouridine(34) synthase MnmA has product MKIAVLVSGGVDSSVALHMLTQQGYEVDAFYLKIWLEDEMSFLGVCPWEEDLRFAEKVCKQCAVPLHVVPLQKEYHESVVRYTIDAVRQGLTPNPDMLCNREVKFGAFYEKYGRDFDKIATGHYAQVVERKDGLVDLMCAPDPVKDQTYFLALMRQEQLQRALFPIGHMQKSDVRAYAEKYDLATAKRKDSQGICFLGKISFHDFVKAHLGVQSGVFVEKETGKELGTHEGFYFYTIGQRRGIEIDNGPWYVCDKDVSKNIVYVTHGYTGADQRKDQCDVQGINWISGGPQKKDLRVKLRHSEVFYECSVIATGENAAHVQLTQKDQGITPGQYAVFYDDKKCLGGGVIV; this is encoded by the coding sequence ATGAAAATTGCTGTATTGGTCAGCGGTGGGGTTGATAGCTCTGTTGCGTTGCATATGCTAACGCAACAAGGATACGAAGTTGATGCATTTTATCTCAAGATCTGGTTGGAAGATGAGATGTCTTTTCTGGGTGTGTGCCCATGGGAAGAAGATCTGCGTTTTGCAGAAAAAGTTTGTAAGCAGTGTGCTGTACCGCTTCATGTTGTGCCACTACAAAAAGAATATCATGAGTCTGTGGTGCGCTATACAATTGATGCAGTGAGGCAAGGTCTTACGCCAAATCCGGACATGCTGTGTAATCGTGAAGTGAAGTTCGGTGCATTTTATGAAAAATATGGCAGAGACTTTGATAAGATCGCGACAGGGCATTATGCGCAAGTTGTAGAAAGAAAAGATGGATTGGTTGATCTCATGTGCGCGCCTGATCCCGTGAAGGATCAGACATACTTTCTCGCTTTGATGCGCCAAGAGCAATTACAGCGCGCACTTTTCCCGATCGGGCATATGCAAAAAAGTGACGTGCGTGCATATGCAGAAAAGTACGATCTTGCAACGGCAAAGCGCAAAGATTCGCAAGGTATTTGTTTTTTGGGGAAGATCTCGTTTCATGATTTTGTCAAAGCGCATCTCGGTGTGCAGTCAGGGGTATTTGTAGAAAAAGAAACGGGGAAGGAACTCGGAACACATGAGGGGTTTTATTTCTACACCATCGGGCAAAGGCGCGGCATTGAGATTGACAACGGTCCGTGGTATGTGTGTGATAAAGATGTGAGCAAAAATATCGTCTATGTAACGCATGGATATACAGGCGCAGATCAACGCAAAGATCAGTGTGATGTGCAAGGGATCAATTGGATCAGTGGTGGACCCCAAAAAAAAGATCTACGTGTGAAATTGCGTCACAGTGAGGTCTTTTATGAGTGCAGTGTCATTGCTACGGGAGAAAATGCGGCACATGTGCAACTCACACAAAAAGATCAAGGGATCACCCCGGGACAATATGCCGTGTTTTATGATGATAAAAAGTGCCTCGGTGGCGGTGTGATTGTGTAG
- a CDS encoding tRNA-dihydrouridine synthase, translated as MKGFWTQLERPFFALAPMYDVTDAAFRRMIAKYSRPDVIFTEFVSVDGLAHPDGREKLMHHLWFDDSEHPIVAQVFGVEPKNFEKAAELCHELGFDGIDINMGCPEKNIIKQGAGAALICASDRACDIISATLSGAGDMPVSVKTRIGFKKEEIDTWLPHIFAQEISAVTVHLRTQREMSKTVAHWDVMPRIVAMRDGLRPEMLVLGNGDVHTIAEGKKRVKETGCDGVMIGRGVFGNPWFFADPAPAISVAQKLHGMVEHTQLFEELFTGVKNFAIMKKHYKAYANGFPFAGELRAELMEARDAREVEKIVNTFLHNHSL; from the coding sequence ATGAAAGGATTTTGGACACAATTGGAGCGACCTTTTTTTGCACTTGCACCGATGTATGACGTAACGGATGCGGCTTTTCGTCGTATGATCGCAAAATATAGTCGACCGGATGTGATATTTACTGAATTTGTAAGTGTGGATGGTCTGGCGCATCCGGATGGACGCGAAAAACTCATGCATCACTTGTGGTTTGATGATAGTGAACATCCGATTGTTGCGCAGGTATTTGGCGTTGAACCCAAAAATTTTGAAAAAGCGGCTGAGTTATGTCACGAACTTGGATTTGACGGAATTGATATCAATATGGGTTGTCCGGAAAAAAATATCATCAAGCAGGGTGCGGGTGCGGCATTGATCTGTGCGTCTGATCGTGCGTGCGATATTATTTCCGCGACACTTTCCGGCGCGGGTGATATGCCGGTAAGTGTAAAGACGCGGATCGGTTTCAAAAAAGAAGAGATCGACACATGGTTGCCACATATTTTTGCGCAGGAAATTTCTGCTGTGACGGTGCATCTGCGGACACAGCGCGAAATGAGCAAGACGGTGGCGCATTGGGATGTGATGCCACGCATTGTCGCGATGCGTGATGGTTTACGTCCGGAGATGTTGGTATTGGGCAATGGGGACGTGCACACAATTGCAGAGGGGAAAAAACGTGTGAAAGAAACCGGGTGTGATGGTGTGATGATCGGTCGCGGGGTTTTTGGCAATCCGTGGTTTTTTGCCGATCCGGCACCTGCTATTTCTGTAGCGCAAAAATTACATGGAATGGTCGAGCATACGCAATTATTTGAAGAACTTTTTACAGGAGTGAAAAATTTTGCCATAATGAAGAAGCATTACAAAGCATATGCAAACGGCTTTCCTTTTGCGGGGGAACTGCGCGCAGAGCTGATGGAGGCACGTGATGCACGAGAGGTGGAGAAGATCGTTAATACATTTTTACACAATCATTCATTATGA
- a CDS encoding TraR/DksA C4-type zinc finger protein: MGEYKGSLSLFYKKGLLHAVMVMDVSNDAIENVLKEVFNKSFLQEKSGKHRLFMPDGIVRFTSTMRANIVDQLQAVTGINQKDILCLIDENERFQPKRSAILRDLVPCLKKELSECNQTIVDTQAEIGVCITSAEPNEQSKLQELRIASSERNNKAAKKTQKICATLRRVDIGIFGTCLDCDNEIDIYRLVAHPTATLCIECREKQGD; this comes from the coding sequence ATGGGAGAGTACAAAGGCAGTTTATCCCTTTTTTACAAAAAGGGACTTTTACACGCTGTTATGGTAATGGATGTGTCTAATGATGCTATTGAGAATGTCTTAAAAGAAGTTTTTAATAAGTCATTTCTCCAAGAAAAATCTGGCAAACATCGACTGTTTATGCCTGATGGCATTGTTCGATTTACTTCAACAATGCGCGCAAACATCGTAGATCAATTGCAAGCTGTAACTGGGATAAATCAAAAAGATATCCTTTGTCTCATTGATGAAAATGAGCGGTTTCAGCCCAAGCGTTCTGCAATACTTCGAGATTTGGTGCCATGTCTCAAAAAAGAGCTGTCCGAATGCAATCAAACGATTGTGGATACCCAGGCTGAGATTGGCGTATGCATCACCTCAGCAGAACCAAATGAGCAATCGAAACTTCAAGAACTTCGCATTGCGTCATCAGAACGCAACAACAAAGCCGCAAAGAAGACGCAAAAAATATGCGCTACACTGCGAAGAGTTGACATCGGGATATTCGGTACATGTCTCGATTGTGATAACGAGATTGACATTTATCGCCTCGTTGCTCACCCTACGGCAACTCTCTGCATTGAATGCAGAGAAAAGCAGGGGGATTAA
- the recG gene encoding ATP-dependent DNA helicase RecG: protein MITIDTPITELPRVSLTHAKKLEKLSIFTVKDLLLHFPSRYEDFATTFPIAELSADSNATVVGEISHVKTNHIYKRHLTVTSATISDNTGSASLVWFNQPFIEKSLSEGKKYRVSGKVIHNDKSGLHFSAPNIEREERLPTSTGRLVPIYPETAGITSKWLRWQIAMIVEKKILPDETLPFKILSELSLPTIKTALKLIHFPKTVEEATYAHKRFIFEEMLILQLITLRTRAQLTREKALSIPFDEKLIQQFVASLPFTPTDAQRKCAFQILTDMTKSTPMNRLLNGDVGAGKTVVAAIAALQCASAGHQVAILAPTEILARQHFATLLTFFEKYNFSIGLLTGAYKMHGTHPALIQDLTRPRILDQIKKGEIKIIVGTHAVIQEDVQFKDLALIIIDEQHRFGVAQRAKLSQKSIESHDGNKKSVPHFLTMTATPIPRTFALALFGDLHVSLLDEKPLERKEIKTSVVSPDRRDIVYGFIKKEIAAGRQAYIILPLVEESDALKDIRAAKEEYDLLSRTVFTDYSLGLMHGRLKVKEKEKLMTDFKNKKIDILISTSVVEVGVDVPNATVMIIENAERFGLSQLHQFRGRIGRSAHQSYCFLFSEQFYSQRLKALERYTDGFKLAEIDLKLRGPGEFLGSQQSGLPDGAMQNISNITLVNLTRKYAKEILTTDPLFKKHPQLRDTVDRYYAHIHME, encoded by the coding sequence ATGATCACCATCGATACACCCATCACCGAACTTCCCCGCGTTTCCCTTACTCATGCCAAAAAACTTGAGAAGCTTTCCATTTTTACCGTCAAAGATCTCCTTTTGCATTTTCCGTCACGCTATGAGGATTTCGCCACGACATTTCCAATCGCCGAACTCTCTGCAGATTCCAATGCAACCGTCGTCGGCGAAATTTCGCATGTCAAAACCAATCATATCTACAAACGCCATCTTACTGTCACGTCCGCAACAATTTCCGACAACACCGGCAGTGCATCCCTCGTATGGTTCAACCAACCCTTTATCGAAAAATCTTTGTCCGAAGGAAAAAAATATCGTGTGAGCGGCAAAGTCATTCATAATGACAAAAGCGGTTTACATTTTAGTGCGCCTAATATCGAACGCGAAGAGCGCCTACCCACAAGCACGGGTCGCCTTGTGCCCATTTATCCCGAGACCGCCGGCATCACATCCAAGTGGTTGCGCTGGCAGATCGCCATGATCGTAGAGAAAAAAATCCTTCCTGATGAAACATTGCCTTTCAAAATTCTCTCCGAACTCTCTCTCCCGACGATCAAAACCGCCCTCAAACTCATTCACTTCCCCAAAACTGTCGAAGAAGCAACTTACGCGCACAAACGATTCATTTTTGAAGAGATGCTCATCCTCCAACTCATCACATTGCGTACGCGCGCGCAACTCACACGTGAAAAAGCGCTATCGATCCCCTTTGATGAAAAATTGATTCAGCAGTTTGTCGCATCCCTCCCTTTTACACCGACCGATGCACAGAGAAAATGTGCTTTTCAGATCCTCACCGATATGACAAAGTCAACACCGATGAACCGCCTCCTGAACGGTGATGTCGGTGCCGGTAAAACGGTGGTCGCCGCAATTGCTGCGCTACAATGCGCTTCTGCAGGTCATCAAGTTGCAATTCTCGCTCCTACAGAAATTCTGGCACGACAACACTTTGCCACCCTACTGACATTTTTTGAGAAATATAATTTTTCTATCGGACTTCTGACCGGCGCGTACAAAATGCACGGGACACATCCTGCCCTCATACAAGATCTCACCAGACCGCGTATACTTGATCAGATCAAAAAAGGTGAGATCAAAATCATCGTTGGCACACATGCCGTGATCCAAGAAGATGTCCAGTTCAAAGATCTCGCGCTTATCATCATCGATGAACAACATCGTTTTGGCGTCGCGCAACGTGCCAAATTATCACAAAAAAGTATCGAGAGTCATGACGGCAACAAAAAAAGCGTGCCTCACTTCCTCACCATGACGGCAACACCCATCCCCCGCACATTTGCCTTGGCACTTTTTGGCGATTTGCATGTATCCCTTTTGGACGAGAAACCTCTCGAGAGGAAAGAGATCAAAACATCCGTTGTGTCACCGGACAGGAGGGACATCGTCTACGGATTTATCAAGAAAGAGATCGCAGCCGGCAGACAGGCATATATTATTCTCCCGCTCGTCGAAGAATCCGATGCACTCAAAGATATCAGAGCCGCTAAAGAAGAATATGACTTACTTTCTCGCACAGTCTTCACAGATTACTCTCTCGGTCTCATGCATGGACGTCTCAAAGTCAAAGAAAAAGAAAAGCTTATGACAGATTTTAAAAATAAAAAGATCGATATCCTCATCTCCACATCTGTCGTTGAAGTTGGTGTCGATGTGCCAAATGCAACAGTGATGATCATCGAGAATGCAGAACGATTTGGTCTCTCGCAGCTTCATCAATTTCGCGGACGTATCGGTCGCAGTGCGCATCAGTCATATTGTTTCCTTTTTTCTGAACAATTTTACAGCCAGAGACTGAAAGCACTTGAGAGATATACCGACGGATTTAAGTTGGCAGAGATCGATCTCAAACTGCGCGGACCGGGGGAATTTCTCGGATCACAACAAAGCGGTCT